In Bradyrhizobium symbiodeficiens, the genomic stretch GGACGCGGCGCAACGCGTAGCGGTGCGCCGCGTCCGGGGCCCATCTCTCCGCATCTTCCCGTGCCACCTTCTGCGTCCCGGCCTGCGCAGCAACGCTGACGCGTTGCAGCGCGTCCGGGACACGAGAGCGGCCCGCTCCTGCCCGACCCAGCCGCATAACCCCACGGAGAATTAACCGGCCGTTAACCATATCTGCCGCATCGTTAACCATTCAATAACAGGGAACGAGTCGGCCGCTATGGAGGCTGCAGTCAAACCTCAACGCCAAATGGTGCGCCTGCGCGGGCGGTCCTATGTGGCCTTCGTGTTCACGCCGACGGTTCCGGTGCAGGACTGGCTGCACGAGATCGATGCCACCATTGCGCGCTCGCCGGGCTTCTTTGCCGGCCGGCCCGTGGTGATCGACCTGTCCTCGGTCGATCTCAGTCAGGCCGGCATCGGCCATCTGCTCACCAGCCTTCAGGACCGTAACATCCGCGTGCTCGGCATCGAGGGCGTGGAGGAGGCGAAGCTGACGGCGATGATGCCGCCGCTGCTGTCGGGCGGGCGCAGCTGCGTGGTCGAGCCGAGTGCGCCGAAGAAGGTCGAGGCGAAGGCCGAGGCCAAGCCGACCTCGCTGCTGCTCGATAGCCCCGTGCGTTCCGGCCAGACCGTGATCTTCCCCGACGGCGACGTCACCATCCTGGGCTCGGTCGGCTCCGGCGCGGAAGTTGTTGCCGGGGGCTCCATCCATATCTACGGCGCGCTCCGCGGCCGCGCCATGGCCGGCGTGAACGGTCACACGAGCGCGCGCATCTATTGCCAGAAGATCGAGGCCGAACTGCTTGCAATCGATGGGTTTTATCAGACCGCCGACGATATCGATGCCGCTCTTCGTGGCCGGCCGGCCCAGGCCTGGCTGCAGGGCAACACCATGCGAATTACCGCGCTGAACTGACCAGAAGGAGATTTCAGAAATGGCCAAGGTACTGGTCGTGACATCAGGCAAGGGCGGGGTCGGCAAGACCACGACGACCGCCGCGCTAGGGGCTGCGCTGGCGCAACGCGGCGAAAAGGTCGTCGTCGTCGATTTCGACGTCGGTTTGCGCAACCTCGACCTCGTGATGGGAGCCGAGCGCCGCGTCGTGTTCGACCTCATCAACGTGGTGCAGGGCGTTGCGAAACTCCCGCAGGCGCTGATCAAGGACAAGCGGCTGGAGAACCTCTGGCTGCTGCCGGCCTCGCAGACCCGCGACAAGGACGCGCTGACGGAAGAGGGCGTCGGCAAGGTGATCGACGATCTGCGCGCCCGCTTCGACTGGGTGATCTGCGACAGCCCGGCCGGCATCGAGCGCGGCGCCTCCATGGCCATGCGCTTCGCCGACGAGGCCGTGATCGTCACCAATCCGGAAGTCTCCTCGGTGCGAGATTCCGACCGCATCATCGGCATGCTCGATTCCAAGACCGTGCGGGCCGAGAAGGGCGAGCGCGTCGAGAAGCACATCCTCATCACCCGCTACGATCCCTCACGCGCCGCGCGCGGCGAGATGCTGACCATCGAGGACATCCTCGAGATCCTCGCAACACCCTTGCTCGGGATCATTCCCGAAAGCCAGGACGTGCTGCGCGCCTCCAATGTCGGCACGCCGGTCACGTTGTCGAACGCGGATGGCGCACCGGCGCGGGCCTATATCGACGCGGCGCGCCGTCTGTGCGGCGAGACCGTCG encodes the following:
- the minC gene encoding septum site-determining protein MinC, with protein sequence MEAAVKPQRQMVRLRGRSYVAFVFTPTVPVQDWLHEIDATIARSPGFFAGRPVVIDLSSVDLSQAGIGHLLTSLQDRNIRVLGIEGVEEAKLTAMMPPLLSGGRSCVVEPSAPKKVEAKAEAKPTSLLLDSPVRSGQTVIFPDGDVTILGSVGSGAEVVAGGSIHIYGALRGRAMAGVNGHTSARIYCQKIEAELLAIDGFYQTADDIDAALRGRPAQAWLQGNTMRITALN
- the minD gene encoding septum site-determining protein MinD, which codes for MAKVLVVTSGKGGVGKTTTTAALGAALAQRGEKVVVVDFDVGLRNLDLVMGAERRVVFDLINVVQGVAKLPQALIKDKRLENLWLLPASQTRDKDALTEEGVGKVIDDLRARFDWVICDSPAGIERGASMAMRFADEAVIVTNPEVSSVRDSDRIIGMLDSKTVRAEKGERVEKHILITRYDPSRAARGEMLTIEDILEILATPLLGIIPESQDVLRASNVGTPVTLSNADGAPARAYIDAARRLCGETVAMQVPTERKGFMDRLLRRRAA